A stretch of Maridesulfovibrio zosterae DSM 11974 DNA encodes these proteins:
- a CDS encoding glycine betaine ABC transporter substrate-binding protein, translating into MKKLLVLTVAALFVVALSLPAFAGNEKKVKLAYVEWDCATATTNVIKAVLEERMGYECEIIPVAAAAMWQAVGTGDVDGMATAWLPVTHADYLKRVQKDVVNLGPIVSGAKLGWAVPAYVTVDSIADLNKYADKFNDRIIGIDPGAGLMKLSEDAIKGYNLDKFELMEGSGATMTAALSDAIKNKKWVVVTAWSPHWMFGRWDLKYLKDPKGILGEEETINTIVRKGLKKDKPEVYAFLDKFAWKDAAQLQQVMAWNQEKGADPYENAKRFIKENKAQVDSWLK; encoded by the coding sequence ATGAAGAAGTTATTAGTGCTAACTGTAGCAGCTCTGTTTGTAGTGGCTCTTTCATTACCAGCTTTTGCCGGAAATGAAAAAAAAGTTAAACTTGCTTATGTTGAGTGGGACTGCGCTACTGCTACAACCAACGTAATTAAAGCTGTTCTTGAAGAGCGTATGGGATATGAATGTGAGATTATTCCGGTTGCAGCTGCAGCAATGTGGCAGGCTGTAGGGACTGGTGATGTAGACGGTATGGCTACAGCATGGCTCCCTGTTACACACGCAGACTACCTTAAAAGGGTACAGAAAGACGTTGTAAATCTCGGTCCAATTGTTTCCGGAGCAAAACTGGGATGGGCTGTCCCGGCATACGTGACAGTAGACTCTATTGCTGATCTCAATAAATATGCAGATAAGTTCAATGACAGAATAATCGGCATCGACCCCGGTGCTGGACTTATGAAACTGTCTGAAGATGCCATAAAAGGCTACAATCTTGATAAGTTTGAGCTTATGGAAGGTTCAGGGGCGACCATGACAGCCGCTCTGAGTGATGCAATAAAAAATAAAAAATGGGTCGTAGTTACAGCATGGTCTCCTCACTGGATGTTCGGCCGCTGGGACCTGAAATACCTCAAAGATCCCAAAGGTATTCTTGGCGAAGAAGAAACAATTAATACAATTGTTCGCAAAGGACTCAAAAAAGACAAACCTGAAGTATATGCATTCCTTGATAAATTCGCATGGAAAGACGCTGCACAGCTTCAGCAGGTTATGGCCTGGAATCAGGAAAAAGGTGCCGATCCTTATGAAAATGCAAAACGTTTCATTAAGGAAAATAAAGCTCAGGTTGACTCCTGGCTGAAATAA